A stretch of Penaeus vannamei isolate JL-2024 chromosome 18, ASM4276789v1, whole genome shotgun sequence DNA encodes these proteins:
- the LOC113824104 gene encoding uncharacterized protein gives MQLTLATAALLLAIALPSTSGTLLVTTGSVALSSSAAALAALKLSAVGGAVLGSAIASRGRSRGKRDLVQCLPVADTELYFTLAANSDKLGCVQRFVCEVSARDEADLSEDERLFRDAFASGHAPEAGSAQSLFVRAASVGAKGDLRLCADEYSKCPIDGKTLLREFNKAQLQ, from the coding sequence ATGCAGCTGACCCTCGCAACCGCCGCGCTCCTTCTGGCGATCGCGCTGCCCTCGACCTCCGGCACTCTCCTTGTGACCACGGGCTCCGTGGCGCTTTCGAGCAGCGCCGCCGCCCTGGCCGCCCTCAAGCTGAGCGCAGTGGGCGGCGCCGTCTTGGGCAGCGCCATCGCCTCTCGCGGGCGCTCCCGGGGCAAGCGAGACCTGGTGCAGTGCCTGCCCGTCGCCGACACAGAGCTCTACTTCACGCTGGCCGCCAACTCCGACAAGCTGGGCTGCGTCCAGCGGTTCGTGTGCGAGGTGTCCGCCCGAGACGAGGCCGACCTGTCGGAGGACGAGAGGCTCTTCAGAGACGCCTTCGCCTCCGGCCACGCCCCCGAAGCAGGGTCCGCCCAGAGCCTGTTCGTCCGCGCGGCCTCCGTCGGCGCCAAAGGGGACCTCCGCCTCTGCGCCGACGAGTACAGCAAGTGCCCCATCGACGGGAAGACCCTCCTCAGGGAATTCAACAAGGCCCAGCTGCAGTAG